A stretch of the Sulfurimonas sp. HSL3-1 genome encodes the following:
- the pstS gene encoding phosphate ABC transporter substrate-binding protein PstS, whose translation MLKRIATALTLASLALTSAAAADKISGAGASFPAPLYYDWAFNYGKETHSRVNYQSIGSGGGIKQITNRIVDFGASDKPLKTKELNKAKLLQFPAVIGAIVVAYNLPGIADEQLKLSNSIVADIFAGKITMWNDPAIAAENKGLELPNQKIIVVHRSDGSGTTYNFTYYLTKSSENWANNYGAGKAIDWAVGMGGKGNEGVSNLLKQTPYTIGYIESAYKEKNHLAAATLQTANGKWVTAREENFKAAAQYASWTKEDNFYALLALQPGDTSYPIVAATFILLPKEKPAMDKKVTAFFDYAFKKGDESAKKLGYIPLPESTKQMIRDYWTANIK comes from the coding sequence ATGCTCAAACGCATTGCAACTGCCCTCACGCTTGCATCGCTTGCACTGACCTCCGCCGCTGCCGCCGACAAGATCAGCGGCGCCGGCGCCTCATTCCCTGCCCCGCTCTATTATGACTGGGCTTTCAACTACGGCAAAGAGACCCACAGCCGCGTCAACTACCAGTCCATCGGTTCCGGCGGCGGGATCAAGCAGATTACGAACCGTATCGTCGACTTTGGTGCTTCCGACAAACCCCTCAAGACCAAGGAGCTGAACAAAGCGAAACTGCTCCAGTTCCCGGCCGTCATCGGCGCCATCGTCGTTGCCTACAACCTCCCGGGGATCGCCGACGAGCAGCTCAAACTCTCCAACAGCATTGTCGCCGACATCTTCGCCGGCAAGATCACGATGTGGAACGATCCTGCCATCGCAGCAGAGAATAAAGGGCTGGAACTCCCGAACCAGAAGATCATCGTCGTCCACCGCTCTGACGGTTCGGGCACGACGTACAACTTCACCTACTACCTGACAAAGAGCTCTGAGAACTGGGCGAACAACTACGGTGCCGGCAAGGCGATCGACTGGGCTGTCGGTATGGGCGGTAAAGGAAACGAAGGTGTCTCCAACCTCCTGAAACAGACCCCGTACACGATCGGCTACATCGAAAGCGCCTACAAAGAGAAGAACCACCTCGCCGCGGCAACGCTGCAGACGGCGAACGGCAAGTGGGTTACGGCGCGTGAAGAGAACTTCAAGGCGGCGGCACAGTACGCCAGCTGGACAAAAGAAGACAACTTCTACGCCCTGCTCGCTCTCCAGCCCGGCGACACTTCCTACCCGATTGTCGCGGCGACTTTCATTCTCCTGCCGAAAGAGAAACCGGCCATGGACAAGAAAGTGACCGCTTTCTTCGACTATGCCTTCAAAAAGGGTGACGAAAGTGCGAAAAAGCTCGGATACATCCCGCTGCCCGAAAGCACAAAGCAGATGATCCGCGACTACTGGACAGCCAACATCAAATAA
- a CDS encoding phosphate signaling complex PhoU family protein translates to MLPRYETKLREIQGMIAEIIQKEVTANRMALEAYTAKSAEGFEAATDTLKMIENDGNTVDNEIVKTFALFGPEAQELRGLVAYLKMTNELVRIAEGTKKYARRIRELLQSDCDLEPFDNAIVQLHKSVVNALACIHTCVSDIANCDVEETYRKVMVEESKNDDLFAILEKDIMSMIISEHELSAEYVRMLGTLRKLERVCDRAVNVANLLMFEQKGGKLQSY, encoded by the coding sequence ATGCTTCCACGCTACGAAACAAAGTTGCGCGAGATTCAGGGGATGATTGCCGAGATCATTCAAAAAGAGGTCACGGCGAACCGTATGGCCCTTGAGGCGTATACGGCCAAGAGTGCAGAAGGCTTCGAAGCGGCGACAGACACATTGAAGATGATCGAAAACGACGGCAATACCGTCGATAACGAGATCGTCAAGACCTTTGCGCTGTTCGGTCCGGAAGCCCAGGAGCTGCGGGGGCTGGTCGCCTACCTCAAGATGACGAACGAGCTGGTGCGCATCGCGGAAGGAACGAAAAAGTATGCCCGCCGCATCCGTGAGCTTCTGCAGAGCGACTGCGATCTCGAGCCGTTTGACAACGCGATCGTCCAGCTGCACAAGAGCGTCGTCAACGCCCTGGCCTGTATTCACACCTGCGTGTCGGATATCGCGAACTGCGATGTCGAAGAGACCTACCGCAAGGTCATGGTCGAAGAGAGCAAGAACGATGACCTCTTCGCGATCCTGGAAAAAGATATCATGTCAATGATCATTTCCGAACACGAGCTCTCCGCCGAATATGTGCGTATGCTCGGAACGCTGCGCAAGTTGGAACGGGTATGTGATCGTGCCGTGAACGTCGCCAACCTGCTGATGTTCGAACAAAAAGGCGGAAAACTTCAGAGCTATTGA
- a CDS encoding response regulator transcription factor codes for MESYKVMIVEDDPVTAMNLQIALENQGYEVAATVDSSIQAPNKIKVYEPDIVLVDISLQEDADGIELAKYIRERHCLPFIYLTAHSDADIIDEAKQTEPYGYIVKPFDPESLHATIQMAMYKFHVEKEREENFEGLKNDKLNLEKLLYNKKLSDKPIVPFGEDYYLDISVCETFYQGKKIKLTKKENAFMRLLVAQLGLVVSFDQAINYVWEEKGATENSVRTLVWRLRNKLPTDIIQNASGIGYYIED; via the coding sequence ATGGAAAGTTACAAAGTCATGATCGTCGAGGACGATCCCGTTACAGCGATGAACCTGCAGATCGCTTTGGAAAACCAGGGATATGAAGTCGCTGCCACAGTAGATTCTTCGATCCAGGCACCCAATAAGATCAAGGTCTATGAGCCCGATATCGTCCTCGTCGATATCAGCCTGCAGGAAGATGCCGACGGTATCGAACTGGCAAAGTATATCCGTGAGAGGCACTGCCTCCCTTTCATCTACCTCACCGCCCACTCCGATGCCGACATCATCGACGAGGCGAAACAGACCGAGCCGTACGGTTATATCGTCAAACCTTTCGACCCGGAGTCGCTGCATGCGACGATCCAGATGGCAATGTACAAGTTCCATGTCGAAAAGGAGCGCGAAGAGAACTTCGAGGGGTTGAAGAACGACAAACTCAACCTCGAGAAGCTGCTCTATAACAAAAAGCTCTCCGACAAGCCTATTGTCCCTTTCGGGGAAGACTACTACCTCGACATCAGCGTCTGCGAGACCTTTTACCAGGGCAAGAAGATCAAGCTGACCAAAAAAGAGAACGCTTTCATGCGGCTGCTTGTGGCCCAGCTGGGGCTGGTGGTGAGTTTCGACCAGGCGATCAACTACGTCTGGGAGGAGAAGGGGGCGACGGAGAACAGCGTGCGTACCCTGGTCTGGCGTCTGCGCAACAAGCTGCCCACGGACATTATCCAGAACGCTTCGGGTATCGGGTATTACATCGAGGATTGA
- a CDS encoding response regulator transcription factor, translating into MHTTIVIVEDEEDLLELIEYNLEKEGFETIGFVNTKNVRRVLDEESVDLMIMDRNLPGAEGSEFIASLRKEGVQIPVIYLSAKNKESEIEEGFLRGGDDYMTKPFNMKELLLRINAILRRTKGTPSEGVVAYRDILLNLASREVTIEGTPIALTKLEFDLLHTLISNQNVVLDRDYLLEHVWGGDEVYQDRTVNVAINRLKEKIDPDKSKEYIKTVRGVGYTLC; encoded by the coding sequence ATGCATACGACGATAGTCATCGTTGAAGATGAAGAGGATCTGCTCGAACTCATCGAGTACAACCTGGAAAAAGAGGGCTTCGAGACGATCGGTTTCGTGAACACGAAGAACGTCCGCCGCGTCCTCGACGAGGAGTCCGTCGATCTGATGATCATGGACCGGAACCTTCCCGGGGCGGAGGGGAGCGAGTTTATCGCTTCACTGCGCAAGGAGGGGGTCCAGATCCCCGTCATCTACCTCAGCGCCAAGAACAAAGAGAGCGAGATCGAAGAGGGGTTCCTGCGCGGCGGGGACGACTACATGACGAAGCCTTTTAATATGAAAGAGCTTTTGCTGCGCATCAACGCGATCCTCCGCCGGACCAAGGGCACACCCTCCGAGGGAGTGGTCGCCTATCGGGATATCCTGCTCAACCTCGCTTCGCGGGAGGTGACCATAGAGGGGACGCCCATCGCGCTGACCAAACTCGAATTCGATCTGCTGCATACGCTCATCTCAAACCAGAACGTCGTGCTCGACCGGGATTACCTCCTCGAGCATGTCTGGGGAGGCGATGAGGTGTACCAGGACCGCACCGTCAATGTCGCCATCAACCGCCTCAAAGAGAAGATCGACCCTGACAAAAGCAAAGAGTACATCAAAACGGTACGCGGAGTAGGGTACACACTTTGCTGA
- a CDS encoding peptide deformylase, translating into MIQPLLKYPDPRIRLISGNVRFFNETLKDIIADMTDTMEANGLDALSAIQIGIQYNVIVLKEEGEYTPYINARFLKEQGKAAAVERSTYYDFTAEVERYTSLTVIYEDETGAMHSRDVEGALARTFQHQLDYAFGSTFVDRVPKAVRQQIDAYLDQGLVKESRMPGQTSGSCPTVFVRDYIKKAYRLVMLGVLLSFIAPFMAEAATIQTIAVADMAALGLIFVLIIAYFFYAEYEAKKYKQCTSCQTGNIIGTAGIALGQLALLAVGVFAWVLP; encoded by the coding sequence ATGATTCAACCTCTGCTTAAATACCCCGACCCGCGCATACGTCTTATTTCCGGTAATGTCCGTTTTTTCAACGAGACCCTCAAAGACATTATCGCAGATATGACCGACACGATGGAGGCCAACGGCCTCGATGCCCTCTCCGCCATCCAGATCGGCATCCAGTACAACGTCATCGTCCTCAAAGAGGAGGGCGAGTACACCCCCTACATCAATGCCCGTTTCCTCAAAGAGCAGGGGAAAGCGGCCGCGGTGGAGCGTTCGACCTATTACGACTTTACGGCGGAAGTGGAGCGCTACACCTCCCTCACGGTCATCTACGAGGATGAGACGGGAGCGATGCATTCGCGTGACGTGGAGGGGGCGTTGGCACGGACCTTCCAGCACCAGCTCGACTACGCCTTCGGCAGTACCTTCGTCGACCGCGTCCCCAAGGCGGTCCGGCAGCAGATCGACGCCTATCTGGATCAGGGACTTGTCAAAGAGAGTCGGATGCCCGGACAGACGAGCGGCAGCTGCCCGACGGTATTCGTGCGCGATTACATCAAGAAAGCCTACCGTCTCGTGATGCTGGGCGTCCTGCTCAGCTTCATCGCACCGTTCATGGCTGAAGCGGCAACGATACAGACGATCGCCGTGGCGGACATGGCCGCCCTCGGGCTGATCTTCGTGCTGATCATCGCCTACTTTTTCTATGCCGAATACGAGGCGAAAAAATACAAACAGTGCACCAGCTGCCAAACCGGAAATATCATCGGTACCGCGGGGATCGCGCTGGGGCAGCTCGCCCTGCTGGCCGTCGGCGTATTTGCCTGGGTGCTCCCCTAG
- a CDS encoding hybrid sensor histidine kinase/response regulator, translating into MPSVPQLRRVIDRFKEAKATILQRWVSYETAESVLKRHGIETDFFIRQYASGVYDYFEMVIRGEMQIGDCPVMAELLEYLKDNEVTSDELFMLCSHFRRAMVDISYELGVNSQEVYDEISYVFDLNFSGVLKRYTETIYQKEREIERNVKLLEEYRRAIDESAIVAKTDAQGTITYANAKLTRICGYSQEELVGSPHTLLYHPDMPGNFFNRLAAAIGEEGVFKGTIKGRAKDEHTFYIDTTVVPITDTHSAVTEYMAISYEVTDLVVAKEEAIAAGEAKEYFLSNMSHEIRTPLNAILGFVALLKDEAQTVKDRRYLDIIYSSGENLLSIINDILDFSKLRSGEFTVEPAPFNLHSTISHTLELFVPSVNQQHLTLTSFIDPRIPYELIADPLRIQQVISNLLSNAIKFTPPGGEITVEAFYTEGRISISVIDTGIGIAAKDQQYIFDPFSQARNEDLPGAGGTGLGLSISAQLVRHMGGEITLHSHPGIGSTFTFTLPVIVGDETRPLLTDLECIRKHRLALYCPEQKFDTMAASLVRYLQSFGVKIKSVEVLDGSYDLLFFSEHCVGEAQRKALLAEGSPKVALMDAPYDTYENISGVTPLVMPLYCSKLQEVIETALMGDTEPEPRADTAGVRFNAHLLVAEDNEANQELIGTLLGNLGVSYEIVGNGAEALKRMRTEHYDLVLMDEQMPVMNGRDAVQAMRHIENREGRQHLPIIALTANVLGGIEQRRIYDDFLGKPIRMATLISSLERFIPRAEDAAAEETAPETVLPEHEELREILQVTEAQLQMLLGVYREKMQSSFEELKAAIDAEDLKQVTLLAHSIKGSSSNFRFDSMTKLAEKMEWEARAGNTALDYTGMLGSMRGCFNAFIGEGS; encoded by the coding sequence ATGCCGTCCGTTCCGCAGCTTCGACGTGTCATTGACCGTTTCAAGGAGGCCAAGGCGACGATTCTGCAGCGCTGGGTCTCCTACGAGACAGCCGAATCGGTGCTGAAGCGCCATGGGATCGAAACCGACTTTTTTATTCGCCAGTACGCCTCGGGGGTCTACGACTATTTCGAGATGGTCATCCGGGGCGAGATGCAGATCGGCGACTGCCCGGTCATGGCGGAACTGCTCGAATACCTCAAAGACAACGAGGTGACCTCCGACGAACTCTTTATGCTCTGCAGCCATTTCCGCCGGGCGATGGTGGACATCTCCTACGAGCTCGGGGTGAACTCCCAGGAGGTCTACGACGAGATCAGCTACGTCTTCGACCTGAACTTCTCCGGGGTGCTCAAGCGCTATACCGAGACGATCTACCAGAAAGAGCGGGAGATCGAGCGCAACGTCAAACTGCTCGAAGAGTACCGGCGCGCCATCGACGAGAGCGCCATCGTCGCCAAGACCGACGCGCAGGGGACGATTACCTATGCCAATGCGAAACTGACCCGTATCTGCGGCTACAGTCAGGAGGAGCTGGTCGGCAGTCCTCATACGTTGCTCTACCACCCCGACATGCCGGGGAACTTTTTCAACCGCCTCGCGGCGGCCATCGGCGAAGAGGGGGTGTTCAAAGGGACGATCAAGGGAAGGGCGAAGGATGAACACACCTTCTATATCGATACGACGGTCGTCCCCATCACCGATACCCACAGTGCAGTGACGGAGTACATGGCGATCAGCTACGAGGTGACCGACCTTGTTGTGGCCAAGGAGGAGGCGATCGCGGCGGGAGAGGCGAAGGAGTATTTTCTCTCCAACATGTCCCACGAGATCCGAACGCCGCTCAACGCCATCCTGGGCTTTGTCGCCCTGCTCAAGGACGAGGCGCAGACGGTCAAGGACCGCCGCTACCTTGACATCATCTACAGCAGCGGCGAGAACCTGCTGAGCATCATTAACGACATCCTCGACTTCTCCAAACTGCGCAGCGGCGAATTTACCGTCGAGCCGGCCCCTTTCAACCTGCACAGCACCATCAGCCACACCCTGGAGCTCTTCGTGCCCAGCGTCAACCAGCAGCATCTGACCCTCACAAGCTTTATCGATCCGCGCATCCCCTACGAGCTGATCGCCGACCCGCTGCGGATCCAGCAGGTGATCTCGAACCTGCTCAGCAACGCCATCAAGTTCACCCCGCCGGGGGGCGAAATCACCGTCGAGGCCTTCTACACCGAGGGACGGATCAGCATCAGCGTCATCGATACGGGCATCGGGATCGCGGCCAAGGACCAGCAGTACATTTTCGACCCCTTTTCCCAGGCCAGGAACGAGGATCTTCCCGGAGCGGGGGGAACGGGCCTCGGGCTCTCCATCAGTGCCCAGCTTGTGCGGCATATGGGCGGGGAGATCACGCTGCATTCGCACCCCGGGATCGGGAGCACGTTCACCTTTACCCTTCCCGTCATCGTGGGGGATGAGACCCGGCCGCTGCTGACGGACCTTGAGTGTATCCGCAAGCACCGGCTCGCCCTCTACTGCCCCGAACAGAAGTTTGATACGATGGCGGCCTCCCTGGTGCGCTACCTGCAGAGCTTCGGCGTGAAAATCAAATCGGTGGAAGTGCTTGACGGCAGTTACGATCTGCTCTTTTTCTCGGAGCACTGTGTTGGGGAGGCGCAACGTAAGGCGCTCTTGGCGGAGGGGTCGCCCAAGGTGGCGCTGATGGATGCGCCCTACGACACCTATGAGAACATCAGCGGCGTGACGCCGCTCGTCATGCCCCTGTACTGCTCAAAACTCCAGGAGGTGATCGAGACGGCGCTAATGGGGGATACGGAGCCGGAGCCGAGGGCGGATACTGCCGGGGTGCGTTTCAACGCCCACCTGCTCGTCGCGGAGGACAACGAAGCGAACCAGGAACTGATCGGCACGCTGCTGGGTAACCTCGGTGTCAGTTACGAGATCGTCGGCAACGGGGCGGAAGCGCTCAAACGGATGCGGACGGAACATTATGACCTTGTACTGATGGATGAACAGATGCCCGTCATGAACGGACGGGATGCGGTCCAGGCGATGCGGCACATCGAAAACCGGGAGGGGCGGCAGCATCTGCCCATCATCGCCCTGACGGCAAACGTGCTCGGGGGGATCGAACAGCGGCGCATCTACGACGATTTTCTCGGCAAGCCGATCCGGATGGCCACGCTGATCAGTTCGCTCGAGCGCTTCATCCCCCGCGCGGAAGATGCCGCTGCCGAGGAGACGGCCCCGGAGACGGTACTCCCCGAGCATGAGGAGCTGCGCGAGATCCTGCAGGTCACCGAAGCGCAGCTGCAGATGCTGCTGGGCGTCTACCGCGAAAAGATGCAGAGCAGTTTTGAGGAGCTCAAGGCGGCCATTGACGCGGAAGATCTCAAACAGGTGACGCTGCTCGCCCATTCGATCAAGGGTTCCAGCAGCAATTTCCGTTTCGACAGCATGACCAAGCTGGCCGAAAAAATGGAGTGGGAGGCGCGCGCCGGCAACACGGCATTGGATTATACGGGGATGCTCGGATCGATGCGCGGCTGCTTTAATGCCTTCATCGGGGAGGGAAGCTGA
- a CDS encoding sensor histidine kinase gives MLKIHHSFILQFLGIFTLMGIIASFVGYFTLKESVISDYEVRLKQEIGLIESTLQYVTDMDRYIAETAPQIGKRITVIASDGTVAAESDANREEMENHANREEVMAAAKGEYGQAVRFSHTIGIDFLYVAKRVVWQGSPYTLRLAVSLQKVLDDFYTLLFRLATVLGLLLLVVVYLAIRMSRKIRYDIAQLSAYLEEISDKNYKAVVKPRYFTEFLQISLLLKNLVKKLAKRERQKRKYTARLRLINKQRNDILSAISHEFKNPIASIVGYAETLYDDPEIDGRIRQRFLQKITANAQKISTMLDRLSLSVKLENNDLAPSYSRFDLCELATECANNITKKYTDRTLEVSCASTFVEADRTMIDLVVTNLLDNAMKYSESAVHLEIHEGMLWVHDRGIGIAAKEIERISSKFYRVEKNTWDNSMGLGLSIVSYILALHGTKLQISSVEGEGSSFGFGITPLLQKPSDTALSAEESEEG, from the coding sequence TTGCTGAAGATCCACCACTCCTTTATCCTCCAGTTTCTCGGCATCTTCACGCTGATGGGAATTATCGCCTCCTTTGTGGGTTACTTCACCCTCAAAGAGTCCGTTATCAGCGATTACGAGGTACGTCTCAAGCAGGAGATCGGACTGATCGAGTCGACCCTGCAGTACGTCACGGATATGGACCGCTATATTGCGGAGACGGCGCCGCAGATCGGCAAGCGTATTACCGTGATCGCCTCCGACGGCACCGTGGCGGCGGAGAGCGATGCGAACCGCGAGGAGATGGAAAACCATGCCAACCGCGAAGAGGTGATGGCGGCGGCCAAGGGCGAGTACGGCCAGGCCGTCCGTTTCTCCCATACGATCGGGATCGACTTTCTCTATGTGGCGAAGCGCGTCGTCTGGCAGGGCAGCCCCTATACGCTCCGCCTTGCGGTCAGTCTTCAGAAGGTACTGGACGACTTCTATACGCTGCTCTTCCGGCTCGCAACCGTGTTGGGACTGCTGCTGCTCGTCGTGGTCTACCTCGCGATACGGATGAGCCGCAAGATCCGCTACGACATCGCCCAGCTCTCCGCCTATCTCGAAGAGATCAGCGACAAGAACTACAAGGCGGTGGTGAAACCCCGCTACTTCACCGAGTTCCTGCAGATATCGCTGCTGCTCAAAAACCTTGTCAAAAAACTGGCCAAGCGCGAGCGTCAGAAGCGCAAGTACACGGCACGCCTCCGCCTGATCAACAAGCAGCGCAACGATATCCTCTCCGCCATCAGCCATGAATTCAAAAACCCGATCGCCTCGATCGTCGGGTATGCGGAGACCCTCTATGACGACCCGGAAATAGACGGCAGGATCCGCCAGCGCTTCTTGCAGAAGATCACGGCAAACGCCCAGAAGATCTCGACGATGCTTGACCGCCTGTCGCTCTCCGTCAAACTCGAGAACAACGACCTTGCCCCTTCATACAGCCGGTTTGACCTCTGCGAACTGGCAACGGAGTGCGCGAACAACATTACGAAAAAGTACACAGACCGCACGCTGGAAGTCTCCTGTGCATCCACCTTCGTCGAAGCGGACCGTACGATGATCGACCTGGTCGTTACCAATCTGCTTGACAATGCCATGAAGTACTCCGAATCGGCCGTACATCTTGAGATCCATGAAGGGATGCTCTGGGTACACGACCGCGGGATCGGGATCGCCGCAAAGGAGATCGAGCGTATTAGCAGCAAGTTCTACCGCGTCGAAAAGAATACCTGGGACAATTCGATGGGGCTCGGGCTCTCCATCGTCAGCTATATCCTTGCACTGCACGGCACGAAGCTTCAGATCAGTAGTGTGGAGGGAGAGGGTTCCTCTTTTGGTTTCGGCATCACTCCCCTGCTGCAGAAGCCGTCGGATACCGCACTCTCGGCAGAGGAATCCGAGGAGGGGTGA
- the pstC gene encoding phosphate ABC transporter permease subunit PstC, with the protein MTLLIDKLFANATRIIAVAILLLVAWIFTVLFQHSMEAFAAFGFDFVLQDKWAPNLEKFGGFAAIAGSVISTFLAMLFAVPVAIGVAIFLSEIAPAKLKSPVGVSIELLAAIPSVIYGMWGLFYFVPIIRDIFGGLGIGMLTAGIILAIMILPFMAAVTRDAMNTTPDILKESAYALGATKWDVIKDVVIPYAKAGIIGSLILALGRAVGETMAVTFVMGNVHKISLDITAPATSIPVTLANEFTEADTDLYFSSLFGLALILMVMSFVIIAMAKFYFLRRTRKVK; encoded by the coding sequence TTGACACTTCTGATTGACAAACTGTTTGCAAACGCGACCCGCATTATTGCCGTGGCCATACTGCTGCTCGTCGCCTGGATCTTTACGGTGCTTTTCCAGCACTCGATGGAAGCGTTCGCCGCCTTCGGCTTCGATTTTGTCCTGCAGGACAAATGGGCACCGAACCTGGAGAAGTTCGGCGGGTTCGCCGCGATCGCCGGTTCGGTGATCTCGACCTTCCTGGCGATGCTTTTTGCCGTGCCGGTCGCCATCGGGGTGGCGATCTTCCTGAGCGAAATCGCTCCGGCCAAACTGAAATCCCCCGTCGGTGTCTCCATCGAGCTGCTGGCGGCGATCCCCTCGGTCATCTACGGGATGTGGGGGCTTTTCTATTTCGTACCGATTATCCGCGATATTTTCGGTGGTCTTGGCATCGGGATGCTGACGGCGGGGATCATTCTTGCGATCATGATCCTGCCGTTCATGGCGGCGGTGACCCGCGACGCGATGAACACGACGCCGGACATCCTCAAAGAGTCCGCTTACGCGCTCGGCGCGACGAAGTGGGACGTCATCAAGGACGTCGTCATCCCCTACGCGAAAGCGGGGATCATCGGATCGCTGATCCTGGCCCTCGGGCGCGCTGTCGGCGAGACGATGGCCGTCACCTTCGTCATGGGGAACGTGCACAAGATCTCCCTCGACATCACCGCGCCCGCGACGTCGATTCCTGTCACCCTGGCCAATGAATTTACCGAAGCGGATACGGATCTTTACTTCTCAAGCCTCTTCGGATTGGCGCTGATCCTGATGGTGATGAGCTTCGTCATCATCGCGATGGCCAAGTTCTACTTTTTGCGCCGTACAAGGAAGGTAAAATGA
- the pstB gene encoding phosphate ABC transporter ATP-binding protein PstB has translation MATVIDIPSEKAIEVNNFSFTYAGATSPNLKNISMPIAKNSVTALIGPSGCGKTTLLRSFNRMHDLYPGNAYDGKIMFEGRNIVESKEDLINLRIKIGMIFQKPTAFPMSIFDNIAYGMRLQGLKNKTELADRVEKALRDAAIWDEVKDRLKHDANGLSGGQQQRLCIARAIAVEPDVLLFDEPTSALDPISTQGIEKLVMELRDRVTIIIVTHNMQQAARVSDYTGFMYLGELIELNKTDEMFVTPAEKLTQEYISGKFG, from the coding sequence ATGGCGACCGTTATCGACATTCCGTCCGAGAAGGCGATCGAAGTCAACAATTTCAGTTTCACCTATGCCGGTGCCACGTCACCGAACCTTAAAAACATCTCTATGCCGATCGCGAAAAATTCGGTCACGGCGCTGATCGGACCTTCCGGATGCGGGAAGACGACCCTGCTGCGCTCCTTTAACCGGATGCACGACCTCTACCCGGGGAACGCGTATGACGGCAAGATTATGTTCGAAGGGCGCAATATCGTCGAGAGCAAGGAGGACCTGATTAACCTCCGCATCAAGATCGGAATGATCTTCCAGAAGCCGACGGCGTTCCCGATGAGCATCTTCGACAACATCGCCTACGGCATGCGCCTGCAGGGACTGAAAAACAAAACGGAACTTGCCGACCGTGTCGAGAAAGCGCTGCGCGACGCCGCGATCTGGGACGAGGTGAAAGACCGTCTCAAACATGACGCGAACGGGCTCTCCGGCGGCCAGCAGCAGCGTCTCTGTATCGCCCGAGCCATCGCCGTGGAGCCGGATGTCCTGCTCTTTGACGAACCGACCTCGGCCCTGGACCCCATCTCCACCCAGGGGATCGAAAAGCTGGTGATGGAGCTGCGCGACCGCGTGACGATCATCATCGTGACGCACAACATGCAGCAGGCCGCGCGCGTCAGCGACTATACGGGCTTTATGTATCTTGGGGAGCTGATCGAGCTGAACAAGACTGACGAGATGTTCGTCACCCCGGCGGAAAAACTGACCCAGGAGTATATCAGCGGCAAGTTCGGCTGA
- the pstA gene encoding phosphate ABC transporter permease PstA, which produces MTAIQKRLLINKIVLGLSSLSALVGIGFLFWILYVLVANGIEAINWNIFIFEGAPPGYEESGLRQALIGQLILVGVATFVGVPLGILAGTYLSEYGQKSKLAEIIRDISDIMMSAPSIVIGSFVYAIVVLPMGHFSGWAGVIALAIIMIPIILRTTDDMLQLVPSTLREAAFALGAPKYKVIMQVVYRGAKAGVLTGVLLGIARVGGETAPLLFTSFNDNFLNYDLNEPMASLTVTMFNYATSPYEDWQRMGWAAAFILSMFILGLNILGRLILLKKKGR; this is translated from the coding sequence ATGACCGCGATTCAAAAACGGCTGCTTATCAATAAAATCGTGCTGGGGCTTTCAAGCCTTTCGGCCCTCGTGGGCATAGGATTTCTCTTCTGGATCCTCTACGTCCTCGTCGCCAACGGCATCGAAGCGATCAACTGGAACATCTTCATCTTCGAAGGGGCACCTCCGGGCTACGAGGAGAGCGGGCTGCGGCAGGCGCTGATCGGCCAGCTCATCCTTGTCGGCGTCGCGACCTTCGTCGGGGTACCTCTGGGGATCCTGGCCGGGACCTACCTCAGCGAGTACGGCCAGAAGTCGAAGCTCGCCGAGATCATCCGCGATATCTCCGACATTATGATGAGTGCGCCGAGCATCGTTATCGGCTCCTTTGTCTACGCCATTGTCGTCCTGCCGATGGGGCACTTCAGCGGATGGGCCGGCGTTATCGCGCTGGCGATCATTATGATCCCGATCATCCTGCGCACTACCGACGACATGCTCCAGCTTGTCCCCTCGACCCTGCGCGAAGCGGCCTTTGCGTTGGGCGCCCCGAAATACAAGGTGATCATGCAGGTCGTCTACCGCGGCGCGAAGGCGGGGGTGCTGACCGGCGTCCTGCTGGGGATCGCCCGCGTGGGGGGAGAGACGGCGCCGCTGCTCTTCACCTCGTTCAACGACAACTTCCTCAACTACGACCTCAATGAACCGATGGCGTCGTTGACGGTGACAATGTTCAACTACGCAACCAGTCCCTACGAGGACTGGCAGCGGATGGGATGGGCCGCGGCGTTCATCCTCTCGATGTTTATTCTCGGCCTCAACATTCTGGGCCGTCTGATCCTACTCAAGAAAAAAGGGAGATAG